In Janthinobacterium sp. 67, a genomic segment contains:
- a CDS encoding methyl-accepting chemotaxis protein codes for MKNLNIGSRLGVGFAVVLLLLAALTVTALVRMQTASDLTYRLINTSIKNQRMVAEWSKIIELNSVRGVASFEITDPVVRAKIEEDLKVDAERSSKLQDDIVASLLNPAVIEQFKVVRKVRADYVTTRARAFKMKADGDMAGAKVVFDKEVAPITVAYLAEVKRFATMQIKAADGVGNSIIEAYSGTRIFLITMGVLAVLMGIGFAWWITRSITGPIRAAVKVAETVAAGDLTSTIIAQGRDETGQLMHALKTMNDSLVGIVGQVRSGTDTIATASAEIAAGNQDLSSRTEQQASSLEETASSMEELTSTVKQNADNARQANKLAGDAAGIASRGGAVVAEVVATMGEINTSSKKIVDIISVIDGIAFQTNILALNAAVEAARAGEQGRGFAVVATEVRNLAQRSAAAAKEIKGLIDDSVQKVDVGTDLVDKAGKTMEEIVQSIGFVTSIMSEISNASEEQSAGIEQVNQAISEMDQVTQQNAALVEEASAAAEAMQEQASELAQVVSVFRLEANAAATDRFSVKTAQRSAPATPTTAAAPARKAPAPALRLPATRASSKATAPAEGEWEEF; via the coding sequence ATGAAAAACCTGAACATCGGCAGCCGACTTGGCGTCGGCTTTGCTGTCGTATTGCTGTTGCTTGCCGCCTTGACCGTCACCGCCCTCGTGCGCATGCAAACGGCCAGCGACCTGACTTACCGCCTCATCAATACCAGCATCAAGAACCAGCGCATGGTGGCCGAGTGGTCCAAGATCATTGAACTCAACAGCGTGCGCGGCGTCGCCTCGTTCGAGATCACCGATCCTGTCGTGCGCGCCAAGATCGAGGAAGACTTGAAGGTCGATGCGGAACGTTCCAGCAAGCTGCAGGACGACATCGTCGCCTCCCTGCTCAACCCGGCCGTGATCGAGCAATTCAAGGTCGTGCGCAAGGTGCGCGCCGACTATGTGACGACGCGCGCGCGCGCCTTCAAGATGAAGGCCGACGGCGACATGGCGGGCGCCAAAGTCGTGTTCGACAAGGAAGTCGCGCCGATCACCGTGGCTTACCTGGCCGAAGTCAAACGCTTCGCCACCATGCAGATCAAGGCGGCCGACGGCGTCGGCAACAGCATCATCGAAGCCTACAGCGGCACCCGCATCTTCCTGATCACCATGGGCGTGCTGGCCGTGCTGATGGGCATCGGCTTCGCGTGGTGGATCACGCGCTCGATCACCGGCCCCATCCGCGCTGCCGTGAAAGTGGCGGAAACCGTGGCAGCGGGCGACCTGACCAGCACCATCATTGCGCAAGGCCGCGATGAGACGGGCCAGCTGATGCATGCACTGAAAACCATGAACGACAGCCTCGTCGGCATCGTGGGCCAGGTGCGCAGCGGCACCGACACCATCGCCACGGCATCGGCCGAAATCGCCGCCGGCAACCAGGACTTGTCGTCCCGCACGGAGCAGCAAGCCAGTTCGCTGGAAGAAACGGCCTCGTCGATGGAAGAACTGACCTCGACAGTAAAACAGAACGCCGACAATGCGCGCCAGGCGAATAAACTGGCCGGCGACGCGGCCGGCATCGCCAGCCGCGGCGGCGCCGTGGTGGCCGAAGTGGTCGCCACCATGGGCGAGATCAATACTTCGTCGAAGAAGATCGTCGACATCATTTCCGTCATCGACGGCATCGCCTTCCAGACCAACATCCTGGCCCTGAACGCGGCCGTGGAAGCGGCGCGCGCCGGCGAACAGGGCCGTGGCTTCGCCGTCGTGGCCACCGAGGTGCGCAACCTGGCGCAGCGCTCGGCGGCGGCGGCAAAAGAGATCAAGGGCTTGATCGACGACTCCGTGCAAAAAGTCGACGTGGGCACGGACCTGGTCGACAAGGCCGGCAAGACGATGGAAGAAATCGTGCAAAGCATCGGCTTCGTCACCTCCATCATGAGCGAGATCAGCAACGCCAGCGAAGAGCAGAGCGCGGGCATCGAGCAAGTCAACCAGGCCATTTCCGAAATGGACCAGGTGACCCAGCAAAATGCGGCCCTGGTGGAAGAAGCGTCGGCAGCGGCCGAAGCGATGCAGGAACAGGCGAGCGAACTGGCGCAGGTAGTCAGCGTCTTCCGCCTGGAGGCCAATGCGGCGGCAACCGACCGTTTCAGCGTGAAAACGGCGCAGCGCAGCGCGCCGGCCACGCCGACAACTGCGGCCGCGCCAGCCCGCAAAGCCCCGGCCCCTGCCCTGCGCCTGCCCGCGACACGCGCCAGCAGCAAGGCGACGGCGCCTGCCGAAGGCGAGTGGGAAGAGTTTTAA
- a CDS encoding formate dehydrogenase subunit gamma: MNPSEHHDGKLRDKDGNPLIERYNPNERTNHWVTAITFVMLALSGLAMFHPSMAWLANLFGGGQWTRILHPFAGLVMFVSFAILVVRFWHHNKFEDGDKQWLKQMDDVLHNREEKLPKIGKYNAGQKILFFVLLASMIGLLLSGVVIWRAYFAFYFPIDVVRFAALLHAVCAFAIICAIIVHIYAALWVKGSIGAMVRGTVTYGWARKHHPKWFESVVRNTRK; encoded by the coding sequence ATGAATCCTAGTGAGCATCACGATGGCAAGCTGCGCGACAAGGATGGCAATCCCTTGATCGAACGCTACAACCCCAACGAGCGCACGAATCACTGGGTCACGGCCATCACCTTCGTCATGCTGGCGCTGTCCGGGCTGGCCATGTTCCATCCGTCGATGGCGTGGCTGGCGAACCTGTTCGGCGGCGGGCAATGGACGCGCATTTTGCATCCGTTCGCCGGCCTGGTGATGTTCGTCTCGTTCGCGATCCTCGTGGTGCGCTTCTGGCACCATAACAAGTTCGAGGACGGCGACAAGCAGTGGCTCAAACAGATGGACGACGTGCTCCACAACCGCGAAGAAAAGCTTCCGAAGATCGGCAAATACAATGCCGGCCAGAAGATCCTGTTTTTCGTGCTGCTGGCCAGCATGATCGGCTTGCTGCTGTCGGGCGTCGTGATCTGGCGCGCGTATTTCGCGTTCTATTTCCCGATCGACGTGGTGCGCTTTGCCGCCTTGCTGCACGCCGTGTGCGCGTTCGCCATCATCTGCGCCATCATCGTGCACATCTACGCGGCCCTGTGGGTCAAGGGCTCGATCGGCGCCATGGTGCGCGGCACCGTCACCTACGGCTGGGCGCGCAAGCACCATCCGAAGTGGTTTGAATCGGTGGTGCGTAATACGAGAAAGTAG
- a CDS encoding TonB-dependent receptor, translating into MQQRRTPGFKPITIAVLGALTLGATPLAAWAQESLPAVTVTASKDKDGYVAATSASGTKTEMALRDVPQTINVVPAAVIRDQNAMSIQDIMKNIPGVGLSTGDGQRDQVFIRGFTAIGDQFVDGFRDDALYFRDLSNVERLEVIKGPAAVLYGRGSSGGLVNRITKKPGIDITDLALSLTNTKGRRGEVDVGRVGETVDWRFTGARELSDSYRDQQFINRTALSPSVAIRLSSATKLLLQGDYLEDRRLTDFGIPSYHGRPVAVDARTYFGAANARDADFSQSRVVSTAATLTHKFSDSLSLRNAFRYYDYHLDRNNTNISGNVNEVKGTMSLGHAKLNRDESGWFNQTELTQKLVTGTVRHEVLYGAEFGKQNKDASSWASTVVATNVSIFHPVLPQVNRSKLGARSDTFGTYDTSAAYVQDAISFSDEWKALAGLRYDRYKQQSRLANALGVTTADLSRTDSAYSPRAGLVWQPSAVQSYYASWSRSFQPSGENFALAANNADLSPETTRNTEVGAKYDLWGGRANATVSLFRLERDNIKTSDPITNRIVPVGTQRTDGLELTFNADLHDGWKMMAGYAYLDATITDSIAVDRSVNVPGTTTASAVAIKGKRATLTARNTANLWLTKDLGHGFTVGGGANAVGSRFANPGNTVVLPGYVTADAMAAYRTGRYEVQLNVNNIGDTRYIVSGHGSSPNLSLPGAPRNVALTLRYSL; encoded by the coding sequence ATGCAGCAACGTCGCACACCAGGATTCAAACCGATCACCATCGCCGTACTGGGCGCCTTGACCTTGGGCGCCACGCCATTGGCGGCCTGGGCGCAGGAAAGCTTGCCCGCCGTCACCGTGACGGCGTCGAAGGACAAGGATGGCTATGTCGCCGCCACCTCGGCCAGCGGCACCAAGACGGAAATGGCCTTGCGCGACGTGCCACAGACGATCAACGTGGTGCCGGCCGCCGTCATCCGCGACCAGAACGCCATGTCGATTCAGGACATCATGAAGAACATCCCGGGCGTGGGCCTGTCCACGGGCGACGGCCAGCGCGACCAGGTATTCATCCGCGGCTTCACGGCCATCGGCGACCAGTTCGTCGACGGCTTCCGCGATGACGCGCTGTACTTCCGCGACCTGTCGAACGTCGAGCGCCTGGAAGTGATCAAGGGTCCGGCCGCCGTGCTGTACGGCCGCGGTTCCTCGGGCGGCCTGGTCAACCGCATCACCAAGAAGCCAGGTATCGATATCACGGACCTGGCGCTGAGCCTGACGAACACGAAAGGGCGCCGCGGCGAAGTCGACGTGGGCCGCGTGGGCGAGACGGTGGACTGGCGCTTCACGGGCGCGCGCGAATTGTCGGACAGCTACCGCGACCAGCAATTCATCAACCGCACGGCGCTGTCGCCTTCCGTGGCCATCCGCCTGTCCAGCGCCACCAAATTGCTGCTGCAGGGTGATTACCTGGAAGACCGCCGCCTGACGGACTTCGGCATCCCGTCCTATCACGGCCGTCCCGTCGCCGTCGATGCGCGCACCTATTTTGGCGCCGCGAACGCCCGCGACGCGGACTTCAGCCAGTCGCGCGTCGTCTCCACGGCCGCCACCCTGACGCACAAGTTCAGCGATAGCTTGTCGCTGCGCAATGCCTTCCGTTATTACGACTATCACCTCGACCGCAACAACACGAATATTTCCGGCAACGTCAATGAAGTCAAGGGCACGATGAGCCTGGGCCACGCCAAGCTGAACCGCGACGAGAGCGGCTGGTTCAACCAGACGGAACTGACGCAAAAGCTGGTCACGGGCACGGTGCGCCATGAAGTGCTGTACGGCGCCGAGTTCGGCAAGCAAAACAAGGATGCGTCGAGCTGGGCCTCGACCGTCGTGGCAACGAACGTATCGATCTTCCATCCCGTCCTGCCGCAGGTCAACCGCAGCAAGCTGGGCGCGCGCAGCGATACCTTCGGTACCTACGATACGTCCGCCGCCTACGTGCAGGACGCCATCAGCTTCAGCGACGAGTGGAAGGCGCTGGCCGGCCTGCGCTACGACCGCTACAAACAGCAGTCGCGCCTGGCCAATGCGCTTGGCGTGACGACGGCGGACCTGTCGCGCACGGATTCGGCCTACAGCCCGCGCGCCGGGCTCGTCTGGCAACCGAGCGCCGTGCAATCGTACTACGCGTCGTGGAGCCGCTCGTTCCAGCCGAGCGGCGAAAACTTCGCCCTGGCCGCGAATAATGCCGACTTGTCGCCGGAAACCACGCGCAACACGGAAGTGGGCGCCAAGTACGACCTGTGGGGCGGCCGCGCCAACGCCACCGTGTCGCTGTTCCGCCTGGAGCGCGACAATATCAAGACCAGCGACCCGATCACGAACCGCATCGTGCCCGTCGGCACGCAGCGTACGGATGGCCTGGAACTGACCTTCAATGCGGACTTGCACGATGGCTGGAAGATGATGGCCGGCTATGCTTACCTGGACGCCACCATCACGGATTCCATCGCCGTCGACCGCAGCGTCAATGTGCCGGGCACGACGACGGCCAGCGCCGTCGCCATCAAGGGCAAGCGCGCCACCCTGACGGCGCGCAATACGGCCAACCTGTGGCTGACGAAAGACCTGGGTCACGGCTTCACGGTGGGCGGCGGCGCGAATGCCGTCGGCAGCCGCTTCGCCAATCCGGGCAACACCGTCGTGCTGCCAGGCTACGTGACGGCCGACGCCATGGCCGCGTACCGCACGGGCCGCTATGAAGTGCAGCTGAACGTCAACAATATCGGCGACACGCGCTACATCGTGTCGGGCCACGGTTCCAGTCCGAACCTGAGCTTGCCGGGCGCGCCGCGCAACGTGGCGCTGACCTTGCGCTACAGCCTGTAA
- the fdnG gene encoding formate dehydrogenase-N subunit alpha, translating to MVQISRRQFLRVTGATIAGSSLALLGFAPGQALAEVRQYKLARTTETRNTCPYCSVGCGVLLYGLGDGAKNAVSSIIHVEGDADHPVNRGTLCPKGASLVDFIHSPNRLKVPEYRAPGGTEWQPISWDAALDKIARLMKDDRDANLIEKNADGKTVNRWLSTGMLAASAGSNEVGYLTHKTVRSMGMLTFDNQARVUHGPTVAGLAPTFGRGAMTNHWVDIKNADVILVMGGNAAEAHPCGFKWVTEAKAHNKAKLIVVDPRFTRTASVADYYCATRTGTDIVFLGAIINYLLTNDKIQHEYVRNYTDMPFIVREDYAFEDGLFSGFDKEKGKYTDKATWDYEIGEDGYAKVDPTLEHPRCVYQMMKKHYSRYTTEMVERTCGVSADKFHKVAEALASTAVPGRAGTILYALGWTHHSTGAQTIRTGAMVQLLLGNMGIAGGGMNALRGHSNIQGLTDLGLMSNLLPGYMTLPNEGEQDFDGYIAARATKPLRPNQLSYWSNYRKFHVSFMKTWWGDFATADNNYAYDYLPKLDKPYDLMQAIENMHQGKMTGYICQGFNVLASAPNKQKVTEALSKLKFLVIMDPLAVETGEFWRPHGEFHEVDPTKIMTEVFRLPTSCFAEERGSLVSSSRVLQWHWQAAEPPGQARSDLEIMSGLFLRMRAMYKKEGGKFPDPILNLTWNYAQPHNPQPEEIAREFNGKALADLYDPKDPTKLLVKKGEQLASFAQLRDDGTTTSGCWIFAGSWTQAGNQMGRRDNSDPTGIGQTLGWAWAWPANRRVLYNRASCDLKGKAFDPTRKLIEWNGTNWSGADIPDFKADEPPENGMGPFIMLGEGVARFFARGAMAEGPFPEHYEPFENPLGYNPMHPKNPTATSNPAARVFAEDRKLFGTHEEYPHVATSYRLTEHFHYWTKHARLNAIIQPEQFVEIGEELAASIGVVAGGKVRVTSKRGHIIAKAVVTKRIKALKIEGKQVHTVGLPLHWGFTGVAKPGYLINSLTPGVGDANSQTPEFKSFLVKVEKA from the coding sequence ATGGTTCAGATATCCAGGCGCCAGTTCCTTCGGGTAACTGGCGCCACGATTGCTGGCTCCAGCCTCGCCTTGCTCGGTTTCGCACCGGGGCAGGCGTTGGCTGAGGTCAGGCAATACAAGCTGGCTCGCACGACCGAGACCCGCAATACCTGTCCTTACTGTTCCGTTGGCTGCGGCGTTCTGCTGTATGGACTGGGCGATGGCGCGAAAAATGCCGTCTCCAGCATCATCCACGTGGAAGGCGACGCCGATCACCCGGTGAACCGCGGCACCCTGTGCCCGAAAGGCGCCAGCCTGGTCGACTTCATCCACAGCCCGAACCGCCTGAAAGTGCCCGAATACCGCGCACCGGGCGGCACGGAATGGCAACCGATCTCCTGGGATGCGGCGCTCGACAAGATCGCGCGCCTGATGAAGGATGACCGTGACGCCAACCTGATCGAAAAGAATGCCGACGGCAAGACCGTCAACCGCTGGCTCTCCACCGGCATGCTTGCCGCGTCCGCCGGCAGCAACGAGGTGGGGTATCTGACCCACAAGACAGTGCGCAGCATGGGGATGCTGACCTTTGATAATCAGGCGCGTGTATGACACGGACCGACGGTGGCAGGTCTTGCCCCGACGTTTGGCCGTGGCGCGATGACGAATCATTGGGTCGATATCAAGAATGCCGACGTGATCCTGGTCATGGGCGGCAATGCAGCAGAAGCACATCCTTGCGGATTCAAATGGGTAACGGAAGCGAAGGCGCATAACAAGGCCAAGCTGATCGTTGTCGATCCGCGTTTTACCCGTACCGCATCCGTGGCAGATTACTACTGCGCCACGCGTACCGGCACGGACATCGTCTTCCTCGGCGCGATCATCAATTATCTGCTGACGAACGACAAGATCCAGCATGAGTACGTGCGCAACTACACGGACATGCCCTTCATCGTGCGCGAGGACTATGCGTTCGAGGACGGCCTGTTCTCGGGTTTCGACAAGGAAAAAGGCAAGTACACCGACAAGGCCACCTGGGATTACGAGATCGGCGAAGACGGCTATGCCAAGGTCGATCCGACCCTGGAGCACCCGCGCTGCGTCTACCAGATGATGAAGAAGCACTACTCGCGCTACACGACCGAGATGGTCGAACGTACGTGCGGCGTGTCGGCCGACAAGTTCCACAAGGTGGCGGAAGCCCTGGCTTCGACCGCCGTGCCGGGACGCGCCGGTACCATCCTGTACGCGCTGGGCTGGACGCACCACTCGACCGGTGCGCAAACCATCCGCACGGGCGCCATGGTGCAGCTGTTGCTGGGCAATATGGGCATCGCCGGCGGCGGCATGAACGCCTTGCGCGGCCACTCGAACATCCAGGGCTTGACCGACCTGGGCCTGATGTCGAACTTGTTGCCAGGTTACATGACCTTGCCGAACGAGGGCGAGCAGGACTTCGATGGCTATATCGCCGCGCGCGCCACCAAGCCGCTGCGGCCGAACCAGCTCAGCTACTGGAGCAATTACCGCAAATTCCACGTCAGCTTCATGAAGACGTGGTGGGGCGACTTTGCCACGGCGGACAACAACTACGCCTACGACTACCTGCCGAAACTCGACAAGCCGTATGACTTGATGCAAGCCATCGAGAACATGCATCAAGGCAAGATGACGGGCTATATCTGCCAGGGCTTCAATGTGCTGGCGTCCGCGCCGAACAAGCAGAAGGTCACGGAAGCGCTGTCGAAGCTGAAGTTCCTCGTCATCATGGACCCGCTGGCCGTGGAAACGGGCGAATTCTGGCGTCCGCATGGCGAGTTCCACGAAGTCGATCCCACCAAGATCATGACGGAAGTGTTCCGCCTGCCGACCAGCTGCTTCGCCGAAGAACGCGGCTCGCTCGTCAGTTCCTCGCGCGTCTTGCAGTGGCACTGGCAGGCGGCCGAACCGCCGGGCCAGGCGCGCAGCGACCTGGAGATCATGTCGGGCCTGTTCCTGCGCATGCGTGCCATGTACAAGAAAGAGGGCGGCAAGTTCCCCGATCCGATTCTCAACCTGACGTGGAATTATGCGCAGCCGCATAACCCGCAGCCCGAAGAAATCGCCCGCGAATTCAACGGCAAGGCGCTGGCCGACTTGTACGATCCGAAAGATCCGACCAAGCTGCTGGTGAAAAAGGGCGAGCAGCTGGCCTCGTTTGCGCAATTGCGCGACGATGGCACGACCACGAGCGGTTGCTGGATCTTCGCCGGCAGCTGGACGCAGGCGGGCAACCAGATGGGACGGCGCGACAATAGCGACCCGACCGGCATTGGCCAGACGTTGGGCTGGGCCTGGGCATGGCCGGCGAACCGCCGCGTGCTGTACAACCGCGCCTCGTGCGACTTGAAGGGCAAGGCGTTCGATCCGACCCGCAAGCTCATCGAGTGGAATGGCACGAACTGGAGCGGGGCCGACATTCCCGACTTCAAGGCCGACGAACCGCCGGAAAACGGCATGGGTCCGTTCATCATGCTGGGCGAGGGCGTGGCGCGCTTCTTTGCGCGCGGCGCCATGGCTGAAGGACCGTTCCCCGAGCATTACGAGCCGTTTGAAAATCCGCTCGGCTACAACCCCATGCATCCGAAAAACCCGACCGCGACCAGCAATCCGGCCGCGCGCGTGTTTGCCGAGGACCGCAAGCTGTTCGGCACGCATGAGGAATACCCGCATGTGGCGACCAGCTACCGTTTGACCGAGCATTTCCATTACTGGACCAAGCATGCACGTCTGAATGCCATCATCCAGCCGGAACAGTTCGTGGAAATCGGCGAGGAACTGGCGGCCAGCATCGGCGTCGTTGCCGGCGGCAAGGTACGCGTCACGTCCAAGCGCGGCCACATCATCGCCAAGGCCGTCGTCACCAAGCGCATCAAGGCCTTGAAGATCGAAGGCAAGCAGGTGCATACCGTGGGCCTGCCGCTGCACTGGGGCTTTACGGGCGTGGCCAAGCCGGGGTATCTGATTAATTCCCTGACACCGGGCGTGGGGGATGCGAATTCGCAGACACCGGAATTCAAGTCCTTCCTCGTGAAGGTGGAAAAAGCATGA
- the fdxH gene encoding formate dehydrogenase subunit beta, whose product MALQSLDIRRLSATTVTPPQARSPVTGTVAKLIDVSKCIGCKACQTACMEWNDLRDEVGENHGTYDNPTDLTPQSWTVMRFAEHESNDGNLEWLIRKDGCMHCEDPGCLKACPAPGAIVQYTNGIVDFHQENCIGCGYCVAGCPFDVPRISKKDDRAYKCTLCSDRVAVGQEPACVKTCPTGAIVFGTKEDMKVHAEERIVDLKSRGFENAGLYDPLGVGGTHVMYVLHHADKPKLYSNLPERPRISPMVGFWKGWSKPLAVAGMAATALAGLFHYTRVGPNEVSKDEEHEALEEAKRIKEEQHES is encoded by the coding sequence ATGGCACTGCAATCTTTGGATATCCGGCGCCTGTCCGCCACCACGGTGACGCCGCCGCAAGCGCGTAGCCCGGTGACGGGCACGGTGGCCAAGCTGATCGATGTGTCGAAATGCATCGGCTGCAAGGCTTGCCAGACGGCGTGCATGGAATGGAACGACTTGCGTGACGAAGTCGGCGAAAACCATGGCACCTACGACAATCCGACGGACCTGACGCCGCAATCGTGGACGGTGATGCGTTTTGCCGAACACGAAAGCAACGACGGCAACCTCGAGTGGCTGATCCGCAAGGATGGCTGCATGCACTGCGAGGACCCGGGCTGCCTGAAGGCCTGTCCGGCGCCGGGCGCCATCGTGCAATACACGAACGGCATCGTCGACTTCCACCAGGAAAACTGCATCGGCTGCGGCTACTGCGTGGCCGGCTGTCCTTTCGACGTGCCCCGCATTTCGAAAAAGGACGACCGCGCCTACAAGTGCACGCTCTGCTCGGACCGCGTGGCCGTGGGCCAGGAACCGGCCTGCGTGAAAACCTGCCCGACGGGCGCCATCGTCTTTGGCACCAAGGAAGACATGAAGGTCCATGCGGAAGAGCGCATCGTCGACCTGAAGTCGCGCGGTTTCGAGAATGCGGGCCTGTACGATCCGCTGGGCGTGGGCGGCACGCACGTGATGTACGTGCTGCACCATGCCGACAAGCCGAAGCTGTATTCGAACTTGCCGGAACGCCCGCGCATCAGCCCGATGGTGGGCTTCTGGAAGGGCTGGTCCAAGCCGCTGGCAGTGGCCGGCATGGCCGCCACGGCCCTGGCAGGCCTGTTCCATTACACGCGTGTCGGTCCGAACGAAGTAAGCAAGGACGAAGAGCACGAAGCGCTGGAAGAGGCCAAGCGCATCAAGGAGGAACAGCATGAATCCTAG
- the fdhE gene encoding formate dehydrogenase accessory protein FdhE, giving the protein MVQRILQPGEIEGLDHNAIPRLLLPQPGSLFTARALRLRELAQGNIKGIPVDAGMQGYLVLMAALADAQAAVVGKLAPGAVPAADPDALRRAIQHRMPVLPVSGARPPVWRDIFASLLDELAATAASQPALSGGLTQVLAQLRALDVDALDACADAVLDENGDNLNPMHAPFVAAALQILWSVSASELRAARVPDLETGTLCPVCGSHPVASVIRIGGQSQGYRYLHCGICESEWHMVRVKCSTCEQNGKIAYQGLDAADAKPFDPVTAKDDKLPNKANDPKKVARAETCDDCHTYRKVFNQEHDYNVEPLADDLASLMLDLLVGEAGYQRASGNPLLWLGKSSEGQPS; this is encoded by the coding sequence TTGGTACAACGCATACTTCAGCCAGGCGAAATCGAAGGCCTGGACCACAACGCGATTCCGCGCCTGCTGCTGCCGCAGCCTGGCAGCCTGTTTACGGCGCGCGCCTTGCGCTTGCGCGAACTGGCGCAGGGTAACATCAAGGGCATCCCCGTCGATGCGGGCATGCAGGGCTACCTGGTGCTGATGGCCGCGCTGGCCGACGCGCAAGCGGCCGTGGTGGGAAAACTGGCGCCCGGCGCCGTGCCTGCCGCCGACCCTGACGCGCTGCGCCGCGCCATCCAGCACCGCATGCCGGTGCTGCCCGTCAGCGGCGCCCGTCCACCCGTCTGGCGCGACATTTTCGCCAGCCTGCTCGATGAACTGGCCGCCACGGCCGCAAGCCAGCCGGCCTTGTCCGGCGGCCTGACCCAGGTGCTGGCCCAGCTGCGCGCGCTCGACGTGGACGCGCTGGACGCCTGCGCCGATGCCGTGCTCGATGAAAACGGCGACAACCTCAATCCCATGCATGCGCCATTCGTCGCGGCCGCCCTGCAAATTCTGTGGTCGGTGTCGGCCAGCGAACTGCGCGCCGCGCGCGTGCCGGACCTGGAAACGGGCACCCTGTGCCCCGTCTGCGGTTCGCACCCCGTTGCCAGCGTGATCCGCATCGGCGGCCAGTCGCAGGGATACCGCTACCTGCACTGCGGCATTTGCGAAAGCGAATGGCATATGGTGCGCGTGAAGTGCTCGACCTGCGAACAGAATGGCAAGATCGCTTACCAGGGCCTGGACGCGGCCGACGCAAAACCGTTCGACCCCGTGACGGCGAAGGACGACAAGCTGCCCAACAAGGCCAACGATCCGAAGAAGGTGGCGCGCGCGGAAACCTGCGACGACTGCCATACGTATCGCAAAGTCTTCAACCAGGAGCACGATTACAACGTCGAGCCCCTGGCCGACGACCTGGCCAGCCTGATGCTCGACCTGCTGGTGGGCGAAGCGGGCTACCAGCGCGCCAGCGGCAATCCGCTGCTGTGGCTGGGTAAAAGCAGCGAAGGCCAGCCGTCATGA